Proteins co-encoded in one Gossypium arboreum isolate Shixiya-1 chromosome 11, ASM2569848v2, whole genome shotgun sequence genomic window:
- the LOC108489644 gene encoding uncharacterized protein LOC108489644 isoform X1, with the protein METKEEAEGHEDQSQSTIWELDHGFEEEAVKVDGGVQNPVHSGSTASPRLLPLGHRRTKSEFTTAGHKRTNSFQRLKTQMQRAWRWGGNSRDERYRPSFNPEVLANQKRQWYQLHSKSMDRIKYEHPKSIFEHFIIVGIHPDASLGEMEKDFAKRKKWEMEMKKSGIIDLKIIQHHGPPLPTFEPQLLFRYPPGKRIPMRLKDLANFCFPGGVKGRLLERTPSFSDLNELLYGQEHLATDDLAFIFSLKVAGNVTVYGVCLHIPELVQRQPGILDGTSPIPTSTGACSQLMVSAPRCYCLLTRVPFFELHYEMLNRLKLIPLPHDPWNSLSLKFEVDVKRNYKAVDALILNVSFFLLACSIIAQERLNRITEFVNEMSLSLNDYAPSVTKLDEQMNDNTESLDGEYVNDWMASAISVNNALTHSPIAAEIIADDEVSSVSLKISSPMSPESVAASEASDLGHLSEIEKDGRKNVLYFDDNISETSEYRSDALERINGNYENGQASPEIGTFVGMRSRTMDRMGSSQSLFSPTRSLALEDDDEDDDLFSNPERDFRDDFILEWARENKNDILQIVCAYHALPIPPQGKEILFQPLEHLQAIEYVRPPVSAFGLDKSYLSSFEPSEVDAKLAAAEEAFALSVWTTATICRVLSLDSILAVLAGVLLEKQVVVISPNLGVLSAVVLSIVPLIRPFQWQSLFLPVLPMRMLDFLDAPVPFLVGVQHKPNELKMKASNLVQVNLLKNQVKMCYLPTLPRHKELVTELRSIHSRLSYEGSIANKHPTYRCNEVQAEAATQFLTVMRQYLESLCANLRSHTITSVQSNHDRVSLLLKDSFIDSFPSKEQAFIKLFVDTQLFSVLSDSRLSSFENEH; encoded by the exons ATGGAAACCAAGGAAGAAGCTGAAGGACATGAAGACCAATCACAATCAACAATTTGGGAATTGGACCATGGTTTTGAGGAGGAGGCTGTGAAAGTGGATGGGGGAGTTCAGAATCCCGTGCACTCTGGAAGCACTGCTTCTCCAAGGCTGCTGCCATTGGGGCATAGGCGCACTAAGAGTGAATTCACAACTGCAGGACACAAGCGTACCAATAGTTTCCAGAGATTGAAAACTCAGATGCAGAGGGCTTGGCGATGGGGTGGCAATTCAAGGGATGAAAGATATCGGCCAAGCTTCAATCCTGAGGTTTTGGCAAACCAGAAACGCCAGTGGTACCAACTCCACTCCAAATCTATG GATCGTATTAAATATGAGCACCCAAAGTCAATCTTTGAGCACTTCATTATTGTTGGGATTCATCCAGATGCTAGTCTTGGGGAGATGGAAAAAGACTTTGCTAAAAGGAAGAAGTGGGAGATGGAGATGAAAAAATCTGGAATCATAGATCTTAAGATAATACAGCATCATGGACCTCCACTTCCAACATTTGAACCTCAG TTACTTTTCAGATACCCTCCTGGGAAGAGGATACCTATGCGTTTGAAGGACTTAGCCAACTTTTGTTTTCCTGGGGGTGTTAAG GGACGATTGCTGGAAAGAACCCCGTCATTTAGTGATCTAAATGAGCTTCTTTATGGACAG GAGCATTTGGCCACAGACGATTTAGCATTTATTTTTTCACTTAAG GTGGCAGGCAATGTTACGGTTTATGGTGTTTGCTTACATATACCGGAACTTGTTCAGAGGCAGCCTGGTATTTTAGATGGTACATCGCCTATTCCAACGTCAACTGGAGCATGCAGCCAGCTTATGGTATCTGCACCTCGTTGCTATTGTTTGCTAACTAGAGTGCCTTTCTTTGAGTTACACTATGAGATGTTGAACAGGTTAAAGTTGATTCCTCTCCCTCATGACCCCTGGAATTCTTTGTCTTTGAAATTTGAGGTAGATGTTAAACGTAATTATAAAGCTGTTGATGCCCTCATTCTCAATGTCTCTTTTTTTTTACTTGCATGCAGTATCATTGCACAGGAGCGCCTGAATCGAATAACAGAATTTGTTAATGAAATGTCTTTGTCTCTCAATGATTATGCGCCATCTGTCACCAAACTAGATGAACAAATGAATGATAATACTGAGTCTCTAGATGGGGAGTATGTTAATGATTGGATGGCTTCTGCAATATCTGTTAACAATGCCTTAACTCATAGTCCCATTGCTGCTGAAATTATTGCCGATGATGAGGTTTCATCTGTTTCACTAAAGATAAGTTCACCGATGTCACCTGAAAGTGTAGCAGCAAGTGAGGCTTCAGATTTGGGTCACCTTAGCGAAATAGAAAAGGATGGTAGAAAAAATGTGCTATACTTTGACGATAATATATCTGAAACCTCAGAATATCGCTCCGATGCTTTGGAAAGAATTAATGGGAACTATGAAAATGGACAAGCTTCTCCTGAGATTGGAACATTTGTTGGCATGAGAAGCCGTACTATGGACAGAATGGGAAGTTCTCAATCCCTATTCAG TCCAACTAGAAGCCTGGCATTAGAGGATGATGACGAGGATGATGACCTTTTCTCGAATCCTGAGAGAGATTTTAGAGATGACTTCATATTGGAGTGGGCTAGG GAAAACAAAAACGATATTCTACAGATCGTTTGTGCTTATCATGCTTTACCTATTCCGCCACAAGGGAAAGAAATACTTTTTCAGCCTCTTGAGCATTTACAGGCTATTGAATATGTGAGACCTCCAGTTTCTGCCTTTGGACTGGATAAAAGCTATTTATCTTCGTTTGAACCGTCTGAG GTTGATGCAAAGTTGGCAGCTGCTGAGGAAGCTTTTGCACTTTCTGTATGGACAACGGCAACAATTTGTCGAGTTCTTTCTCTTGATAGT ATTTTGGCAGTGCTTGCTGGAGTATTACTGGAAAAACAGGTTGTTGTAATTTCCCCAAATCTG GGTGTCTTATCGGCTGTGGTGTTATCTATAGTTCCTTTGATTCGTCCGTTTCAGTGGCAGAGTTTATTTCTTCCA GTGCTGCCGATGAGGATGCTTGATTTTCTTGATGCGCCGGTTCCTTTTCTT GTTGGCGTACAACATAAACCCAACGAATTGAAAATGAAAGCATCTAATCTTGTTCAAGTTAATTTGCTCAAAAACCAG GTGAAAATGTGTTACTTGCCTACACTTCCTCGACATAAAGAGCTTGTAACGGAACTAAGGTCAATACATTCCAGACTGTCATATGAAGGTTCAATTGCTAACAAACATCCTACATATAGGTGCAATGAAGTGCAG GCTGAAGCTGCAACGCAATTTTTGACAGTCATGCGACAGTACCTCGAGTCACTTTGTGCAAATCTGAGATCTCATACAATTACTAGTGTACAATCAAACCATGACAGG GTTTCTTTACTACTTAAAGATAGCTTTATTGACTCTTTTCCTAGTAAGGAGCAGGCGTTTATTAAG CTGTTTGTAGACACACAACTATTCAGCGTTCTATCAGACTCTAGATTGTCAAGCTTCGAAAATGAGCACTAA
- the LOC108489644 gene encoding uncharacterized protein LOC108489644 isoform X2, which yields METKEEAEGHEDQSQSTIWELDHGFEEEAVKVDGGVQNPVHSGSTASPRLLPLGHRRTKSEFTTAGHKRTNSFQRLKTQMQRAWRWGGNSRDERYRPSFNPEVLANQKRQWYQLHSKSMDRIKYEHPKSIFEHFIIVGIHPDASLGEMEKDFAKRKKWEMEMKKSGIIDLKIIQHHGPPLPTFEPQLLFRYPPGKRIPMRLKDLANFCFPGGVKGRLLERTPSFSDLNELLYGQEHLATDDLAFIFSLKVAGNVTVYGVCLHIPELVQRQPGILDGTSPIPTSTGACSQLMVSAPRCYCLLTRVPFFELHYEMLNSIIAQERLNRITEFVNEMSLSLNDYAPSVTKLDEQMNDNTESLDGEYVNDWMASAISVNNALTHSPIAAEIIADDEVSSVSLKISSPMSPESVAASEASDLGHLSEIEKDGRKNVLYFDDNISETSEYRSDALERINGNYENGQASPEIGTFVGMRSRTMDRMGSSQSLFSPTRSLALEDDDEDDDLFSNPERDFRDDFILEWARENKNDILQIVCAYHALPIPPQGKEILFQPLEHLQAIEYVRPPVSAFGLDKSYLSSFEPSEVDAKLAAAEEAFALSVWTTATICRVLSLDSILAVLAGVLLEKQVVVISPNLGVLSAVVLSIVPLIRPFQWQSLFLPVLPMRMLDFLDAPVPFLVGVQHKPNELKMKASNLVQVNLLKNQVKMCYLPTLPRHKELVTELRSIHSRLSYEGSIANKHPTYRCNEVQAEAATQFLTVMRQYLESLCANLRSHTITSVQSNHDRVSLLLKDSFIDSFPSKEQAFIKLFVDTQLFSVLSDSRLSSFENEH from the exons ATGGAAACCAAGGAAGAAGCTGAAGGACATGAAGACCAATCACAATCAACAATTTGGGAATTGGACCATGGTTTTGAGGAGGAGGCTGTGAAAGTGGATGGGGGAGTTCAGAATCCCGTGCACTCTGGAAGCACTGCTTCTCCAAGGCTGCTGCCATTGGGGCATAGGCGCACTAAGAGTGAATTCACAACTGCAGGACACAAGCGTACCAATAGTTTCCAGAGATTGAAAACTCAGATGCAGAGGGCTTGGCGATGGGGTGGCAATTCAAGGGATGAAAGATATCGGCCAAGCTTCAATCCTGAGGTTTTGGCAAACCAGAAACGCCAGTGGTACCAACTCCACTCCAAATCTATG GATCGTATTAAATATGAGCACCCAAAGTCAATCTTTGAGCACTTCATTATTGTTGGGATTCATCCAGATGCTAGTCTTGGGGAGATGGAAAAAGACTTTGCTAAAAGGAAGAAGTGGGAGATGGAGATGAAAAAATCTGGAATCATAGATCTTAAGATAATACAGCATCATGGACCTCCACTTCCAACATTTGAACCTCAG TTACTTTTCAGATACCCTCCTGGGAAGAGGATACCTATGCGTTTGAAGGACTTAGCCAACTTTTGTTTTCCTGGGGGTGTTAAG GGACGATTGCTGGAAAGAACCCCGTCATTTAGTGATCTAAATGAGCTTCTTTATGGACAG GAGCATTTGGCCACAGACGATTTAGCATTTATTTTTTCACTTAAG GTGGCAGGCAATGTTACGGTTTATGGTGTTTGCTTACATATACCGGAACTTGTTCAGAGGCAGCCTGGTATTTTAGATGGTACATCGCCTATTCCAACGTCAACTGGAGCATGCAGCCAGCTTATGGTATCTGCACCTCGTTGCTATTGTTTGCTAACTAGAGTGCCTTTCTTTGAGTTACACTATGAGATGTTGAACAG TATCATTGCACAGGAGCGCCTGAATCGAATAACAGAATTTGTTAATGAAATGTCTTTGTCTCTCAATGATTATGCGCCATCTGTCACCAAACTAGATGAACAAATGAATGATAATACTGAGTCTCTAGATGGGGAGTATGTTAATGATTGGATGGCTTCTGCAATATCTGTTAACAATGCCTTAACTCATAGTCCCATTGCTGCTGAAATTATTGCCGATGATGAGGTTTCATCTGTTTCACTAAAGATAAGTTCACCGATGTCACCTGAAAGTGTAGCAGCAAGTGAGGCTTCAGATTTGGGTCACCTTAGCGAAATAGAAAAGGATGGTAGAAAAAATGTGCTATACTTTGACGATAATATATCTGAAACCTCAGAATATCGCTCCGATGCTTTGGAAAGAATTAATGGGAACTATGAAAATGGACAAGCTTCTCCTGAGATTGGAACATTTGTTGGCATGAGAAGCCGTACTATGGACAGAATGGGAAGTTCTCAATCCCTATTCAG TCCAACTAGAAGCCTGGCATTAGAGGATGATGACGAGGATGATGACCTTTTCTCGAATCCTGAGAGAGATTTTAGAGATGACTTCATATTGGAGTGGGCTAGG GAAAACAAAAACGATATTCTACAGATCGTTTGTGCTTATCATGCTTTACCTATTCCGCCACAAGGGAAAGAAATACTTTTTCAGCCTCTTGAGCATTTACAGGCTATTGAATATGTGAGACCTCCAGTTTCTGCCTTTGGACTGGATAAAAGCTATTTATCTTCGTTTGAACCGTCTGAG GTTGATGCAAAGTTGGCAGCTGCTGAGGAAGCTTTTGCACTTTCTGTATGGACAACGGCAACAATTTGTCGAGTTCTTTCTCTTGATAGT ATTTTGGCAGTGCTTGCTGGAGTATTACTGGAAAAACAGGTTGTTGTAATTTCCCCAAATCTG GGTGTCTTATCGGCTGTGGTGTTATCTATAGTTCCTTTGATTCGTCCGTTTCAGTGGCAGAGTTTATTTCTTCCA GTGCTGCCGATGAGGATGCTTGATTTTCTTGATGCGCCGGTTCCTTTTCTT GTTGGCGTACAACATAAACCCAACGAATTGAAAATGAAAGCATCTAATCTTGTTCAAGTTAATTTGCTCAAAAACCAG GTGAAAATGTGTTACTTGCCTACACTTCCTCGACATAAAGAGCTTGTAACGGAACTAAGGTCAATACATTCCAGACTGTCATATGAAGGTTCAATTGCTAACAAACATCCTACATATAGGTGCAATGAAGTGCAG GCTGAAGCTGCAACGCAATTTTTGACAGTCATGCGACAGTACCTCGAGTCACTTTGTGCAAATCTGAGATCTCATACAATTACTAGTGTACAATCAAACCATGACAGG GTTTCTTTACTACTTAAAGATAGCTTTATTGACTCTTTTCCTAGTAAGGAGCAGGCGTTTATTAAG CTGTTTGTAGACACACAACTATTCAGCGTTCTATCAGACTCTAGATTGTCAAGCTTCGAAAATGAGCACTAA